From Streptomyces yatensis, one genomic window encodes:
- a CDS encoding MarR family winged helix-turn-helix transcriptional regulator — protein MNDRDEELRGLDAVLRELRHARFGLYGPLVRERFLGGLPADVTPTGYRVLRFVEASSPPGPAVSDIAALLLSDRARAVRVVDRLTVAGLVTRVRDTVDRRVRRVELTDAGRRHIELAAARRTRLLGEAVADWPDEDLARLTEFLERLNASVARHLPVSGAPGASEVADVSDVSDGR, from the coding sequence GTGAACGATCGGGACGAGGAGCTGCGCGGGCTGGACGCGGTGCTGCGGGAGCTGCGGCACGCCCGGTTCGGGCTGTACGGACCGCTGGTACGGGAGCGCTTCCTGGGCGGACTGCCCGCGGATGTCACCCCGACCGGCTACCGGGTGCTGCGCTTCGTCGAGGCGAGCTCCCCGCCGGGCCCCGCCGTGTCCGATATCGCCGCCCTGCTGCTGTCCGACCGGGCGCGCGCCGTGCGCGTCGTCGACCGGCTGACGGTGGCAGGGCTGGTGACCCGGGTGCGGGACACCGTGGACCGGCGGGTACGGAGGGTGGAGCTGACCGACGCCGGGCGCCGCCATATCGAGCTGGCGGCCGCCCGCCGGACCCGGCTGCTGGGCGAGGCCGTCGCGGACTGGCCGGACGAGGACCTCGCCCGGCTGACGGAGTTCCTGGAGCGGCTCAACGCGTCGGTGGCGCGCCATCTGCCGGTGTCGGGCGCGCCCGGCGCGTCCGAGGTAGCCGACGTGTCCGACGTGTCCGACGGTCGGTGA
- a CDS encoding TetR/AcrR family transcriptional regulator yields the protein MHEREQDSGLRSRLVDVGVGLVEAEGAQALSLREIARRAGVSHGAPRRYFPTHLALLSAIARRGFESLADQAGAAIAAHEGDPRGQLTALARSCLDFALTNRGMFELMFRHDLLESNQLGLRETSLPLFAVLVDLVARVRPESGAEPRIVAGALWANLHGIAQLWGWGSLQLAAGLDDVEPLLRAALDAHLGPEAR from the coding sequence ATGCATGAGCGTGAGCAGGACTCGGGTCTCCGGTCCCGATTGGTGGACGTCGGAGTGGGGCTGGTGGAGGCGGAGGGGGCGCAGGCCCTTTCGCTGCGGGAGATCGCCCGTCGGGCCGGGGTGTCCCACGGGGCGCCGCGGCGCTACTTCCCGACGCATCTGGCCCTGCTGTCCGCCATCGCGCGACGCGGCTTCGAGAGCCTGGCCGACCAGGCCGGTGCGGCCATCGCCGCTCATGAGGGCGATCCGCGCGGGCAGTTGACGGCTCTGGCGCGGAGCTGTCTCGACTTCGCGCTGACCAACCGCGGCATGTTCGAGCTGATGTTCCGCCACGATCTTCTGGAGAGCAACCAGCTCGGCCTGCGGGAGACGAGCCTGCCGCTGTTCGCCGTCCTCGTCGACCTGGTGGCCAGGGTCCGGCCGGAATCCGGTGCGGAGCCACGGATCGTCGCGGGCGCGCTGTGGGCGAATCTGCACGGCATCGCCCAGCTGTGGGGCTGGGGCAGTCTTCAGCTCGCGGCGGGATTGGACGACGTCGAGCCGCTGCTGCGTGCCGCGCTCGACGCGCACCTCGGCCCGGAGGCCCGATGA
- a CDS encoding MFS transporter — translation MSAPRARRLTLAGSVTGAVIVALDGTVLTVAQPLLRRDLHATFAQVQWTSTGYLIAVASLLVFAGRLGDRYGHRRVFAIGMLGFGAASAGIGLAGGIGWVIGLRVAQGVFGALLQPATLGMLRAAYPPDRLGRPLAVRTAAIGLAAAAGPLVGGALTTQLGWRAVFFLNVAPALAMGLAALAVRAPTAPREAARPRLDLPGAALLAVALAGLVHTLVGVCETGWTVATAFGPTAAVVAAGVFVWHERRTEHPLVPPGLLRSATAGPALGVLVSASAALFGTLFLGTYYLQDVLALDPLASGLRALPLAVMMVLGAPVAALLMRRQGPRRTTVAGMVLVAAGVLLMSRLGRDSGAEAIGGCFLVLGAGFVTVMVTATTVVVRDASVDTAGVAGGLQQTAMNIGPALGVAAATTLMSVAGPGAATGRPSGDGPGWAPDAFLSAMGPALTVLAAVAAAGALPATRLPGRAAGPPGGQPVEELTDGPPRPENASSI, via the coding sequence ATGAGTGCCCCGCGCGCACGGCGCCTCACCCTCGCCGGCAGCGTCACCGGGGCCGTGATCGTCGCCCTCGACGGCACCGTGCTGACCGTCGCCCAGCCCCTTCTGCGGCGGGATCTGCATGCCACGTTCGCCCAGGTCCAGTGGACCAGTACCGGATATCTGATCGCCGTGGCGAGTCTGCTGGTGTTCGCGGGCCGCCTCGGTGACCGCTACGGCCATCGGCGTGTCTTCGCCATCGGGATGCTGGGTTTCGGCGCCGCCTCGGCCGGTATCGGGCTCGCGGGCGGCATCGGCTGGGTGATCGGGCTGCGGGTCGCCCAGGGGGTCTTCGGGGCGCTGCTGCAACCCGCCACCCTCGGGATGCTGCGCGCCGCGTATCCGCCCGACCGGCTCGGCAGGCCCCTCGCGGTGCGGACCGCCGCCATCGGGCTGGCGGCCGCGGCAGGTCCGCTGGTCGGCGGGGCGCTGACCACCCAACTGGGGTGGCGGGCGGTGTTCTTCCTCAATGTCGCACCCGCCCTGGCCATGGGCCTGGCCGCACTCGCCGTCCGGGCCCCGACGGCGCCCCGTGAGGCCGCCCGGCCACGGCTCGATCTGCCCGGTGCCGCTCTGCTCGCGGTGGCGCTGGCCGGGCTGGTGCATACGCTCGTCGGCGTCTGCGAAACCGGCTGGACGGTGGCGACCGCGTTCGGGCCGACGGCCGCCGTGGTGGCCGCAGGTGTCTTCGTATGGCATGAGCGCCGTACGGAACATCCGCTGGTGCCGCCGGGTCTGCTGCGGTCGGCCACCGCCGGCCCGGCGCTCGGTGTGCTGGTGTCCGCGTCGGCCGCACTGTTCGGGACGCTTTTCCTCGGCACCTACTATCTGCAGGACGTGCTCGCGCTGGATCCGCTCGCCAGCGGGCTGAGGGCGCTCCCGCTGGCGGTGATGATGGTGCTGGGCGCGCCGGTGGCAGCCCTGCTGATGCGCCGTCAAGGACCCCGCCGGACGACGGTGGCGGGGATGGTTCTGGTGGCGGCCGGTGTGCTGCTGATGTCCCGTCTCGGCCGGGACTCGGGCGCCGAGGCGATCGGCGGATGCTTTCTCGTGCTGGGCGCGGGTTTCGTCACCGTGATGGTCACCGCGACCACCGTCGTGGTGCGCGACGCGTCCGTGGACACCGCCGGGGTGGCGGGCGGGCTCCAGCAGACCGCCATGAACATCGGCCCCGCGCTGGGGGTCGCCGCCGCGACCACGCTGATGAGCGTGGCCGGGCCGGGCGCCGCCACCGGACGGCCGTCCGGCGACGGGCCGGGCTGGGCGCCCGACGCCTTCCTCTCGGCCATGGGGCCGGCGCTGACGGTCCTCGCGGCCGTGGCCGCCGCCGGTGCGCTGCCGGCCACCAGGCTGCCGGGGCGCGCGGCGGGGCCACCCGGGGGTCAGCCGGTGGAGGAACTCACGGACGGGCCCCCGAGGCCGGAGAACGCTTCCTCGATCTGA